The following DNA comes from Peribacillus sp. FSL E2-0218.
CCAAGTCTTGATACAAGGCCAGCATCGTCTTTGTCGTTTCCGGGGTGGGAATCAGTTTTAAGATCGCTTCCGTAACGATTCCTAGCGTCCCCTCTGAACCGACCATCAGCTTCGTTAAATCGTACCCCGCTACATCCTTCGCAAGCTTGCCTCCTGTGTGAATGATATCCCCATTCGGAAGGACCACCTCAAGCCCGATGACATAATCGCGCGTGACTCCATATTTCAACCCCCGCAAGCCACCGGAGTTTTCATTAATGTTGCCTCCGATCGTGGAGATTTTCATCGAACTTGGATCGGGCGGATAAAATAACCCCTTCGCTTCAACCGCTGAAATCAAGTCCAATGTGATGAGACCGGGCTGCACCGTTGCCGTTAAGTTCTCCTCATCTATTTCCAGCAAAGCATTCATTCGATTGAATAATAGAACAAGCCCGCCCTCCATCGGACAGGTGCCGCCGCTCAAATTCGTTCCGGATCCGCGTGGAATGATGGGAATCTTGTACGCGTTGCATACCTTGACGATGTCTGACACTTCAGCTGTACAACCAGGTTTAATGACCGCATCAGGCATCGCTTGATACCCTGGTGTCGCATCATATGAATGAACCAGGCACTCCACCTTTGAATCATCGTAGTTTTCCGCTCCAACGATGACAAGGAGTAACTGCTTGATCTGCTCCGTTATCATGTATGTATTTCCCCCTCATATTTACAATCCTATTTGATAGCATCGATATGATTTAAGTATAAGGAAAAAACAACGCCAACTTCTATGTATGAAAACACAGAATTTCACGTTTCATTTACAAATATTTTGTATGTTTATCCAATACCTTCAACGCTAGATAGAGTGTGACCAAATCTGCTAGGTTCCTTGGATTCAATTCGGTCATGTCTTCGATCCGCTTGAGTCTATAATGGAGGGTATTGATATGTATATGAAGGGCTGCAGATGTGTCCTTCATGGACAGATCACAGGCAAAATACATGGAAAGGGTTTTAAGCAACTCCTCATTGGGAAGCAAATCCTCTATCGTACGGGTTACATATTCCTGTCTTGTTTCCCGGGTGACCTCATCAAGCAGGACTTCAAGTTTCAAATCCTCATCAAAGACGATTCCCGCTGCTGGAAACGCAATCTTCAACGAGCGCTCCGCTTTATAAAAAGCCTTTCTGAAGGCGGAGCCAGACATACTCGGGCTAACCCCTGCACACATTTTATAACCGGTGCTATCTTCGAGCTTTCTTTGCAGTTTACGTAATTTCATTAATTGTTGATCTTTTGATCCAAAAAAATCGGCTGCTGAGAGAAGGACGAACTGATTCCGGCCCCATCGGACGACGATGTCCGATGGATGCTGCTGCCTTACGTAAATCTGAAGCGCCCTCCATACATGAG
Coding sequences within:
- a CDS encoding sugar diacid recognition domain-containing protein, which produces MQLSAVAEKLVHEVRKLIDEEIIIIDHAGTIIASTDDSRIGSYHEGAIHAFKNREKLIINKQDERNWKGVKAGINLPIFFNQEAVCVIGITGEPNLVSPYAELLKKMTELFIQESYHLEQEESRSRLMEFFVFEWHQLETFNEPFLQKAKMLGIDVHVDRVIILGEFKTEKVIEPHVWRALQIYVRQQHPSDIVVRWGRNQFVLLSAADFFGSKDQQLMKLRKLQRKLEDSTGYKMCAGVSPSMSGSAFRKAFYKAERSLKIAFPAAGIVFDEDLKLEVLLDEVTRETRQEYVTRTIEDLLPNEELLKTLSMYFACDLSMKDTSAALHIHINTLHYRLKRIEDMTELNPRNLADLVTLYLALKVLDKHTKYL